The nucleotide sequence GGGAGGCGACGGTGGAAGACGGCCGAGGACGGCGACAGCCCGACCGGGAGGCGGCCCTGGGCGGGCTGCTGTTGCTGCTCGGGGTGCTGGTCCTGGCCGGCCAGGCCCTGGAGCTGGAGCTGGGACGGGTCGGCTGGCCGTTGTTCGTGATCCTGCCCGGCCTCGGCCTGCTGGGGCTCGGCCTGACCGGGGACGGCCGGCCGGGTGAGGTCCTGGCCATGGCCGGGGGCGTGGTCACGATGGTCGGCCTGGTGCTGCTGGTCCAGCACACCACCGACCGCTTCGAGACCTGGTCGTATGCCTGGACCCTGCTGGTCGTCGGCGCCGGGATCGGCCGGTGGCTGGCCGGGATCGCCCGCGGCCGCCGGGACCTGGCCGCCAGCGGCGGCTGGCTGATCGCGACCGGCCTGGTCGCCTTCCTGGCCTTCGCGGTGCTGTTCGAGGCCGTCATCGGCATCGGCGGCCGCACCCCCGGAGGGGCCGGCCGCTACACCCTCGCGGTCCTGCTGATCCTTGCCGGCCTGGTCCTGCTCGGCCGCCGCCTGCTGACGACCCGGCGGCCGTGAGGTCCGCTATCTGGCTCGGCGGCGTGCGGCTGGCCGGATGGCCTGCCAGGCGGCGAGCAGGATGACCGCGCCGATGATCGACCCGATGATGCCGCTGGGTCGCAGGGCCAGCCCGTCTCCGCTGAGCAGGCTGACCAGCAGCCCTCCGACGAACGACCCGGCCAGGCCGACGACCAGCAGCTCGGCCCAGTTGATGGGCTGGTTCCGGGCCAGGAGCAGGTGCGCGATCCAGCCGGCGAACATGCCCCAGACAAGGATGAACAACAGGATCATCGATGACTCCTCTCCCACCAGTGCAGGCGCGATCTTACGGCCAGGCGGGCGGATGCGGTGAACGCGCCGAGGGCTATCCGCCGAACCGGTCGATCAGCAGCCCGTGACGCAGGCCCCGGTCGCTCACGGTCAGCGTCTGCTGCCCCAGCTTCTCCATGACCGTCCGGACGATGCACGCGCCGGCCAGGATGACGTCGGCCCGCTTGGGCTGCAGCCCGACGGTCCCGCGGCGGGCGTCGGCGTCGCGCGACCGGTAGCGCTCGATCTGGCGGTCGACCTCGGACCGGTCGAGGACCGC is from Actinomycetota bacterium and encodes:
- a CDS encoding GlsB/YeaQ/YmgE family stress response membrane protein, whose product is MILLFILVWGMFAGWIAHLLLARNQPINWAELLVVGLAGSFVGGLLVSLLSGDGLALRPSGIIGSIIGAVILLAAWQAIRPAARRRAR